A DNA window from Tenuifilaceae bacterium CYCD contains the following coding sequences:
- the cheR34H gene encoding chemotaxis protein methyltransferase, whose translation MANPDLSDFYRIQLSNDEFNKLSSFIYKESGIRLPPVKKVMLQCRLQKRLRELNFKSFKEYCDYLFSKDGVDSEIIHMLDVVSTNKTDFFREPTHFDFLTEHILPEQVLASKGKQFKVWSAGCSSGEEPYTLAIVLSEFAEKNPGFDFSIWATDISTRILQTAVNAVYKEERVEIVPIGLKKKYMLRSKDRANPTVKMGQNIRSRVRFGRLNFMDEHYSISETFDVIFCRNVLIYFDRETQEQVINKLCGKLKIGGYLILGHSESILNMKLPLKQLKPTIYARI comes from the coding sequence ATGGCGAACCCAGATTTGAGCGATTTCTATCGCATACAACTTAGCAATGACGAGTTCAATAAATTAAGTTCATTTATATACAAGGAAAGTGGAATTAGGTTGCCTCCGGTAAAGAAGGTTATGCTTCAGTGTAGGCTTCAGAAGCGCTTACGTGAATTAAACTTTAAATCTTTCAAGGAGTACTGCGATTATCTTTTCAGCAAGGATGGCGTGGATAGCGAAATTATTCACATGCTTGATGTTGTAAGTACAAACAAAACGGATTTTTTTAGAGAGCCAACCCATTTCGATTTTCTTACCGAACACATTTTACCCGAACAAGTACTTGCATCAAAAGGAAAGCAATTTAAGGTGTGGAGTGCTGGTTGTTCCAGTGGTGAAGAGCCCTATACCTTGGCTATAGTGTTATCCGAATTCGCAGAGAAAAACCCGGGTTTCGACTTTTCAATTTGGGCTACCGATATCTCTACAAGGATTCTTCAAACTGCTGTAAATGCAGTATATAAAGAGGAACGAGTTGAGATTGTTCCTATTGGGCTAAAGAAAAAGTATATGCTCCGGAGCAAGGATAGGGCAAATCCTACCGTTAAAATGGGACAAAACATAAGGAGTAGAGTTCGATTTGGTCGGTTAAACTTTATGGATGAGCACTATTCGATTTCAGAGACTTTTGATGTAATCTTTTGCCGTAATGTATTGATCTACTTCGACCGAGAAACACAAGAGCAGGTGATCAATAAATTATGTGGAAAGTTAAAAATTGGAGGATATTTAATTCTGGGTCATTCGGAGTCAATTTTAAATATGAAATTGCCGCTAAAACAACTCAAACCTACAATTTACGCTCGAATATAG